In Phycisphaerales bacterium, the sequence ATCAACCTGATTCAGACCGTGGCGCTCGAGCGTCGGCATGTCGTTGTTCGTGCCGACATCACGACCGACAGACGGCTCAACGGTTCGGGAGGCGTCGCCCGCGCGCTCTATGCCGAACTGATGAAGAACATGGCGACTCGCTCAAAGCCCGAGGGCGGCGCGATGGGGAGTCTTGTCGAGCGGTGGGTCTCGGAGGTGGCCCACGAAGTGACGGGCCGCGGTGGCACGGACGACGAAGTCCATCGCACCATCGCCGATCGCCTGAAACCACTCCAAGAACTTGTCAGCGGGTACGACTTTGCCGCCGTGCTGTCGGCCTATTACCGTGGCTTCTCAGAGCACAAGCCAGAGTTGCAAACTGCGGCGATCCGTTGGTTGCGTGCCGAATACTCAACCAAGACAGAGGCCCGTCAAGATCTGGGCGTCCGCTCGATCATTGATGACGACTCCTTTTACGACTATCTGAAGCTCATGGCGGCCTTTGTGCGCATCGCTGGCTACAAGGGCCTGCTTGTCTGCCTGGACGAACTCGTCGTGCTTTCGCATCGCCTCAACAACCGGCAGGCGAGAGATCGCAACTACGAATCCATCTTGCGCATTCTCAACGATTGCCTGCAGGGCGGCGTCGAGGGGCTCGCCGTCATCTTCGCCGCCACCGATGACTGCATGACAGACAAGCGTCGAGGCCTGTTCAGTTACGAGGCCTTGGCAACACGGCTCGCGGCCAACCGCTTTGCGAGTGAGCAGCTGGTAGACCTCTCTGGCCCGGTCATCCGCCTCGCCAATCTGACGCCCGAGGACTGTTTCGTGCTTCTCCACAACATTCGGCGAGTCTTTTCACGCGGCCAGAACGAGGAGACCCTCTTGCCCGAGGACGGCATCGTCGCCTATCTCGAGAGCTGTCAGAATCGCATGGGGGCGGCCTACTTCCAGACCCCCCGAGAGACGATCAAGGACTTCGTCGGTCTATTGAACGTGCTCGAACAAAACCCTGGCACCAACTGGCGGCAGTTGGTTGCGGCAATCAGCACGACTGCTCCCCAAACCCCAGACACTGACGCGGTACCCGATGAGGTGGCGGCTCCGGTGACGGCCGCGCCCCCATCAGCGCCGGAAACAGGCAAGGCCCCGTCAACTCGGGCGGCACTGGACGATGACCTGACGTCCTTCCGGATGTAGAGAATGGATTGTCCATGACGTCGTCGCCGCCTGATGCCGAGCCGCATGCATTCACCCTTCTTGCGGCGGGGGTACAACGTCAACTCTACTCAATGGGCTGGCGGGAGCTTCGGGCAATTCAAGCCAAGGCGATCCGAGCCTATGTCGGGACCGATGCCGACTTGCTCATCATGGCGGAGACTGCCGGAGGCAAGACAGAGGCGGCATTCCTGCCCGTGCTATCCGCTATCTCAACCGAGCCGAGCGGATCGGTGCGCGCCATGTACATCGGTCCTCTGAAAGCCTTGATCAATGATCAGTTCGGCCGTCTTGAAGATCTGTGTACGCACCTCGACGTCAAGGTGCATCGCTGGCATGGCGACGTGTCGGCAAGCCAGAAAGCCGCACTGGTCAAAGAGCCCAGCGGCGTTCTTCTCATCACGCCCGAGTCGCTTGAGTCACTGCTGATCAATCGTACCCGCCACCTTGGGGATCTGTTCGGAGGCCTGCGGGCGATCGTGGTCGATGAAGTCCACGCGTTTCTCTCCGGAGAGCGAGGGTTGCACCTCGCGAGCCTCCTCTCGCGCGTCAGGCGGTATGTGCGGCAGGATCAGCGGAGACCGCGAATGCTCGGGTTGTCGGCCACCGTCGGCGATCCGTCTGCGGCGCAGCGCTACCTCAGCCCACACGATGCTGGCCATGTCAGCATCATCGCTGATGACGGACCTGGAAAGGAGATCAAGTTTCGCATCCACGGCTACATCAAGGACACGGACGGCGAAGTAGGTGTCCGAGACCAGGGTGTGGTAGGTACCGATCCGACGCCGGCGCCGGACGCTGACCTAGTGACGATGCAACGCATCGCTCAGGATCTCGCCGAGCATTGCCGTACACACAGTAACCTCGTGTTCGCCAACGCGAAGGGCGACATCGAGTTGTACGCCGACATGGCCAATGAGTGCTGCCGGACAGATGGCCTGCCCGAGGCGTTTCTCGTTCACCACGGCTCGCTGGCGAAGGAGGTACGAGAAGACACGGAGGTCACGATGAAGGGCGGGCGGCCGATGACGACCGTGTGCTCCAGTACGCTCGAGATGGGAATCGACATCGGCTCTGTCTGGATGGTGGGTCAGATCGGCGCGCCGTGGTCGGTAGCGTCCTTCAAGCAGCGCCTTGGGAGGAGCGGACGCAAGGACGGTGAGCCCCGCCGCCTGCGGGGGTATGTGATCTGCGAGTCCAGCACCAACGAGAGAGATCCGTTGTCACAGCTCCCACTGGAGCTTCTGCAGACCGTCGCCATTTGTGAACTCATGCTCCGGCAATGGGTCGAGCCGCCCGCGCCTTCCTCATTGGATCTGAGCACCCTCGCGCACCAGATGATCAGCACGGTTGCCGAGACGGGCGCGGTGGACGCAGCGACGCTGCATCAGCGGCTCTGTCGTGATGGTCCGTTTGTGCACTTTGACAAACCGATGTTCGCCGCCGTGCTCCGAAACCTGGGCGCTGTGGACGTTTTAGAACAGGGGCCTGATGGCAATCTCATCCTCGGCCTTGAGGGAGAGCGACTTCGGGCGCAGAAGGACTTCTACGCAGCGTTCGCCAGCCGCATCGAGTTCGCGATTATCGCGGGTGATCGTACACTGGGGTCGCTTCCAATCGACACGGTCCCCAAGGTCGGCGAGCACTTGGTGTTCGCTGCGCGGCGCTGGCAGGTTACCGATGTCGATGCCGCCCGAATGAGTCTGTATGTGACGCCCGCAAAGCGCCGGCAGCGTCCAGTCTTCACTGGCGGGTTGGGTGACATTCATCCGACGGTTCGGGATGAGATGCTCGCTGTGCTCGCTGGCCATACGACGTTTGCCTACCTTGACCCGACGTCCGCAGAGGCTCTGGATCGAGCACGTCACGCTGCCCGTTCTCGAGGCCTCGGTCGACGTGCCCTAGTCGACCTGACATCAGAGCGCTGCCTGTGGTTGACCTGGACTGGTACGCGGCAGCATCGAACGTGCCTCGCCTTCTTGAACTGGGCTGGCGTAGACGTTATCGACCGGCAGGTAGCTATCGAGTGCCGTGCCAGCACGGAAGCTGTGCGACGACTCTTGAAGGAGGCAATCAAGGCGCCGCCTGCCCTCCGAGACCTCGCGCAGATGGTTGCGCCGAAGCAGTTCAGAAAGTTCGACCATCTTTTCGCTGAAGACCTCCTCAATGAGTCCATCGCAGTGGACAGACTGGACGAACGCTGGACGGACGTTTTCGCGGCGATCGCGAACGACTGACGTGTTCTGCGAGGGAGCCTGTGGTCATGGCCACTCCCAGGATGGGATTCGTCGAGCCGTCGTGAACCCAAAGTCCTGCGTGCGAGATGACCAGTGGGGACTCGGCGCGCCTCGGGCCGCTCGGTAGCCAGATTTTCCGGGCAGATGGCCCTTTGGCTGCATAGGGAACACACAGGGGGGCATGCGATGACCCCGCACCGACCCCTGCCACCCCAGCCCGAATCGGCCGAGCAGGCCGGACAGG encodes:
- a CDS encoding DEAD/DEAH box helicase; the protein is MTSSPPDAEPHAFTLLAAGVQRQLYSMGWRELRAIQAKAIRAYVGTDADLLIMAETAGGKTEAAFLPVLSAISTEPSGSVRAMYIGPLKALINDQFGRLEDLCTHLDVKVHRWHGDVSASQKAALVKEPSGVLLITPESLESLLINRTRHLGDLFGGLRAIVVDEVHAFLSGERGLHLASLLSRVRRYVRQDQRRPRMLGLSATVGDPSAAQRYLSPHDAGHVSIIADDGPGKEIKFRIHGYIKDTDGEVGVRDQGVVGTDPTPAPDADLVTMQRIAQDLAEHCRTHSNLVFANAKGDIELYADMANECCRTDGLPEAFLVHHGSLAKEVREDTEVTMKGGRPMTTVCSSTLEMGIDIGSVWMVGQIGAPWSVASFKQRLGRSGRKDGEPRRLRGYVICESSTNERDPLSQLPLELLQTVAICELMLRQWVEPPAPSSLDLSTLAHQMISTVAETGAVDAATLHQRLCRDGPFVHFDKPMFAAVLRNLGAVDVLEQGPDGNLILGLEGERLRAQKDFYAAFASRIEFAIIAGDRTLGSLPIDTVPKVGEHLVFAARRWQVTDVDAARMSLYVTPAKRRQRPVFTGGLGDIHPTVRDEMLAVLAGHTTFAYLDPTSAEALDRARHAARSRGLGRRALVDLTSERCLWLTWTGTRQHRTCLAFLNWAGVDVIDRQVAIECRASTEAVRRLLKEAIKAPPALRDLAQMVAPKQFRKFDHLFAEDLLNESIAVDRLDERWTDVFAAIAND
- a CDS encoding ATP-binding protein yields the protein MSIPIREKERSAILSSLGAGVVPSIGLQHVQVGRKAEVNALLSDLQRVEGGGAAVRFVIGRFGAGKSFFINLIQTVALERRHVVVRADITTDRRLNGSGGVARALYAELMKNMATRSKPEGGAMGSLVERWVSEVAHEVTGRGGTDDEVHRTIADRLKPLQELVSGYDFAAVLSAYYRGFSEHKPELQTAAIRWLRAEYSTKTEARQDLGVRSIIDDDSFYDYLKLMAAFVRIAGYKGLLVCLDELVVLSHRLNNRQARDRNYESILRILNDCLQGGVEGLAVIFAATDDCMTDKRRGLFSYEALATRLAANRFASEQLVDLSGPVIRLANLTPEDCFVLLHNIRRVFSRGQNEETLLPEDGIVAYLESCQNRMGAAYFQTPRETIKDFVGLLNVLEQNPGTNWRQLVAAISTTAPQTPDTDAVPDEVAAPVTAAPPSAPETGKAPSTRAALDDDLTSFRM